The DNA sequence CATTTCTGCACAAGACATAAAGACATATTAGTTAAACATTACAGTCAAATATGTTGAACAATGCAATAAATAGAAGCAATTGATAGAGACAATATTGATAAACATGAGTAAAATACTACGCCTAGAGTAACAGGGCGCGCCTTAAAGACGCAAGAAGAATAAATGAACGAAAGTTTTTCTATCCAGTATGGCAATGGAAAGTTAACAAAAAAGAAGTAAGACACGCCAATAGTGAAAAGGCGCGCCTTTATATTCTACAGTGAATGAACCTGAAGGATCTTGGTCTTGTAGGGAGCCATCCCCtgtttcctcttcttcttcttcagcttctTCGCTGTCTAAGTCAATAACACGAGAAACAGGAGCACCCTTCCTAAATTTTACGTATTTGCACTTCACTCCTACTTGGTCAGAAAGGATCCCTACTCGCATCAAGTTGGATCGAGTGACTAAGGTTTTTAAGTTCCACCTGTCAGAAGCCACTCTAAGGAGGGCTTCAGCTCATTTTTTGGGCTCGCCTTTAAGGGGTTTTGAAGCTGGTATGTCTGAAAAAGTATAAGGATGagaaaaaaaaatgtaaaaataacACAAGGGAAAAGACAAAAGGGCGCGCCCTTACTTGGTGACTTGTTGAATCTTATCCTTATTCTGGGAACGTCATACAGGTAAAAGAAGTTTTCTTTCCAACCTTTCTCATGGCTAAGCTTGCCAGAGGAAAAACCCTTCTTGTTATGTTGCTTGTCCACCACCAGATAGTAGTACCCATGATCAGATTTCCTTAGATTGAAAAAATAAGCAACTTCTGCCATTGACGGTTGAGGAAAGCCCAAGTCCATATAGAGGATAAACAGAGCCAGGATAAACTTGTAGCTGTTGGGGGATAGTTGAAGTGGAGCAACATCATACAGTTCTATTACTTCCCTAAGGTAGGGGTGTAAGGGCGCGCCTATACCCAAAGATACCAGCTTGGGGCTGGTCAccattctgggaattttaaagtTTTTCCCGTAATTAAAGATATGGGGCCGCATCATGCTTAAAGGGCGCGCCCATAAGCCCTCCATGTCATAAAATTCCATAAGTCATCCCAGTTGATCATCTGAACAAGCTGAGGATAGGCCCACGCAGAAAAGCTTCCCATGCTCCTTCCTAAAACGCTTCTTCACAGCTTCAGTACATGGTTCAAATTCATCCCAGTTAAAATCTAATTCACTATCAGAAACTTCCCAGTGGTGGAAAGGGATTGGAGAAGGTTCAGGAGAGGTGGAAAATTGGAAGGAATCCTCATCAAAGAAATTTTCCTCATCGCGAATGGGGGACGCACTCGCTTCAGGCGCGCCCTCAGAAACGGGGGACTTAGGCGCGCCCTCTGTGTGTTGGGGAGACGGACTTGGGGATACGGTCCTGTAGGATACTTTAGAGGGTCCTGCTCCTACGTTGACGCCCCTCTCAATGCCCCTATATCTATCAGAGTTCAAACTCTCGAACCAATCATCGTCGTCCAGCTCTGTCCTATCTGGGATTGGAGATCTATCCTTTTGGACCAGCTTCTGCTTGCCTTGCCTACGAGATAAAAGAATATTGTCTGTTGATGAATTATCCGAGGAATCTGCCATCAAGGTACCCTCTTTGGAATCCTGAAGAAGGCGCGCCACCCGGTTCAGAAATTCAGGAGTGTGGTGGGCGTTTGGAGGTTGAGGATCAAAGTAAGTATTTGGGGGCGAATAAATCCCCAAATTGATGAGAAAATTCTTGAAAGGGTGAAAAGGAGAGGAAGCGCCCTCGTCTTCCAGCTGTTAAGAAAACCAAAAGAAATGTTGAGGGCGCGCCCAAGACGAAAGAACGAGATACGAAAGAATGAAGGAAACAGAAAAGGTAGGGATAGATTTAAAAGAAGAGCAAGGAGAGCCATATACTAAGAAGGCGCGTCCTATTCTATCAAACAATTATAAGTAAAAAATATCTATAAAGACTAGCAAATTAGGTGACAATGGCGTGGCTAAAAATAAAAGGGAACGCGCCTCGTATCAACAAAGAGGCGCGCCTTATCATAAGGCGTACACTTTTGGGGGTTAGACGTTTGAGATTCCCAgaaacataaaattaaaaattagacCCAATGATTTTGGATCTAGAACTACAAATCACGCATATACAATATACATACACAGATACATACATCATTTCATATAAATCATCAAGAACAGAAGTGGAAGATAAAAAGGTAACCTGACATGCAATGTGATTTACTTAATGAAATTCAAAAATGTAAGAAGCCAGCCGTACCTTTTCAGATGGAGAAGAATTTGACTGAAAGAGATTTGGAGAATGGCGACTGAGAAGGTCGGTTCTGAGCAAAGCAATACCGCTGGGTTTGGAGCTTTTGAGAAGAGAGAGAAAGTAAGAAAAAGAGGGAAGgtaaaagtaaaagaaaaaatGACTGCTTATGACTGATATTTATAGTAAAAAATATGACAGCTGTCAAATCAATCATATCAATTGTGAATCCCTAATAAGGGGAACGGCTTTTAAAACCGTTTGAACTTCTGGGACGCGCCCTATAGGAGGCGCgccttatttaattattatgaaatcCTTAAAACTTTAAGGGAAAAATTGGGAGGCACTCCCTATTCAGGGCGCGCCCTGTAAAAAAGTATTGGAAGATATGTTTATACGGATTTTAATAAAGATGAAAAAAAATTTCAATCCCATTTTCAAtgacatatggaatttggggggtagttgttatgcccaaaaattggtataaacaatatttaGATTAAGATTAATATAATGGGCAGAATTAAAGGAGGAGCGCCTGAAATATAGGAAAAAGATGAGATTGACTTTCCATAAATAGAAGGCGCGCCCTAAGAACGCGCCCCATTGATTGAATAGCTGATTGACAGTTGTGGTTATCATGCTTTAAAGGCGCGCCCTTCAACAGGTGAAGAAGGCGCGTCCAATTATCGAGAAGGAGGAGATAATTCTCTTAAATGAAACCTGTAGTGTAAgtgagccttagggcgcgccTAGAGCAAGGAAGACTCTTTGGACGGGTTGTTTGGACATGATTGTTTTGGCAGACTTGCTTGATTTAGACAGAATTGGAACAAACCCTAAAGATGAATAgtttagggcgcgccctatgaTGTAGAATGATATAAGAAGAGACCAAAGGCGGGTAACACCGGGCGGCGCCAACATACAGAGATGTTAGGGCGCGCCTTGAACCTCTACTTGAACATATAAATATAGCTTTTATGTGCTGCTTGGATGGATTCTCTGGAAGactcaaggaagatggagaatgttattactaacttatttgatgcaggtactctattgaagaactccttcctataGCATATttacaggaaaggcggtgtccgtggtcagagacctccaggggtatgcctggactaaaggcctcctcctgtagtcaatgggtgtcctcattggggatgtggggtaaaatctggtgtgtgctttgggagctctgtctctgtagtcaacgggtgtcctcgttgggagactttggagtatcctgcactttgcacccaaaagcttgggatcacttgtcctgcaatctggtaggggctccttatcgggggacaaggatgcgtccaacatttggggtgaaccacggctatacctgcgtccacggactagaggaacagctggtagcggagggttatccttggccagggagatgcctcatccgtgaagtctcgaagccatggacgagccttgggcctttgtggttgggcctcatcggcggacattcctaaagctagtagaagacggtttccagtgggtttcccattgggcctcgggataagaaatctaagcccattaggtttcttgttctccaagaactacgtgggcttgatcccctataaataggggtacgtaggcacattgtaaagggtcagaagcgagagcgcaaaggagccaccactaaccctaagcaatctcagcccccaataatcaacACCACCAAAatactgttcatcttttccgacgaatactgttcatcggatccaccgactactgttcacgtttccgacaaagaaccgccatcacagatcttgtttccggctactaaCCTCAAGTTTTGTTGTTCCCAAATTCCTCCATCAACAGTTGCATCTGCTAGAAAAAGCTCTTGTGCTGAAATGTTGATTCTACCAATATGGATTGGTATTATCTTCATTTAGGCTGAAGTTATGCATTATAATAAGAAGGGAAGACACTACTATGTATGAATATTTTGTCAAGTTAGGATACATTAACAAGTTGATCAATGATGTTTTATTAACGCGATGAAGAATGAAATTGCATCATTGTAGTAAAGAAAGTTAATTAAATTGCATCAAAGGAGTACACATAATTGATAAAGGACCAATTAAAGCATTCGATTCATATTTCGATACTGACCATGAATTCCAAGCCCATCTTAAGCCTTTCATGGCTTTTAATTCAATGAAATCCACGTGGGTTTGTGTTGAACTGGATTAAAAATGAGTAATTTTGGAGAATTTTAAATGGAATTTTAGGGTTTTGTGGTGATTTGGGGATTAGGGTTTAAGGGTCTTTTTGTATAACTGGATCTGGGTTCGGGTTTATTTCGGGTATATTAATTGCAAGTAAAGAGAAAGTAGAGGGAGATTGGATCAGTAGAACAGAGTAAAGAAGAAAGTGAGAGTGAGAAATATTTGCTAATAGTACTGAAACTTGCTCATCACGATTGCCACGTGTTTGAATATAGTACGAAGTACTTTAGTTTAGTCAAAATCCAATCCCATTCGATTTGATACGATCCGGAAATAAACGGGAAAATTAAATTCGGAAAAAAGTGTAGCCCAGCTGCGGGTCATATACAAACATCACGTTTTCAAGAAAATTCGGCCTGGCCTGAAATATGTGAATTCCGAAAAAGAAGAAATCAATTTTGAGCCCCAAAAAAATAATCAATTTTGTTATCAATATACCATATGCAGAGAAATCTTTTCTGTTAAAAGTTGGTTTTACTCATATGGGTTGGTGTTGTTTTCAACGAGGCTGCAGCTAGACATTGTGATGAGAAAAGAAGATCGTGATATACTTGAATCTTTTTCCAGGCGAGTAATCGTTAACAACCAATGATGTTTGTTTTTGTTAATAGTTTTCAGTTGATCTTTTTTTCATTATGGGATCCATTCTTATAGGAGTTATATTTTCACGGTGCATATGAAGATTTCATGTACATGTGAGTAGattcgaaatgaagaagaagagagGAAGGATAAATAGAAGTTATTAACTTGAAAACCAATTATAAAAAATTTCATTGCAAACAATAGAAATATACTAAAAAATTTCTAAACTTTATTGCAAATTCAAATCACAGTATTTAATTTACATTTAAGTACTTTGTAGCAAAAATTACTACTCATTTTGTTGGTTTGATTTATGGTCAAATCTTGGTTATGTTTATAAGAAAAAACGGGTATAATCATCAATAAAGGACACATAATATCTAGAAACCCCTTTTGTGGGTACATGTGAAGGTCCCCCCACACATCAGAATGAATAATATCAAAAGGTGCAACGGTAAAAGAAACACTTTTATATAATGACAAAGCAACAAATTTAGCCAGTTTACAACCACTACAATCAGAAATATCATGAGTTTTTAAATGTCCTAAAACTCATGTAGAAACCATATACTGTAAACGAGGGGCAGACACATGGACCAAACGAGAATGTCAAAGATAAAAATTTGACGAAGAATTACTCAAACGAAAAGATGATAAATCAACAGTAGAAGCTCCAACATCCGAGACTTTCAGTTCATCCAAAACATAGACTCCCCCTTGCCTACGACCTATCCCAATCACTTTATGAGATCTTGGGTCCTGAACACAACAAGTGAAAGAAGAGAATGAGAGTAAGTATTCAGATACATGCACATAACTGACTCATGGAAACCAAATTCATCTTAAGATTAGGAACATAATATACATCAAATAGAGACACGTTAGGTGTGACAACAGAATCAACACCTTCCAATAACATGGGAGAACCATCAGCAGTCATAATAGACAAAGATGCGGTATAATATAAAGATATAAAAGATGATAACGTTGGAGACATGTGATGAGAAACACCTGAATCCAAAATCCATATGGAAGAAGATATATCTGATGAAGTGGAGGATGACAAACATAGTGAAAGAGATACAAACATAGCATGTGGTTGAGAAACAATAAACTGTTGAAACTGCTCAAGCATATAAGGATCGAAAGATGGAGCAGCAACTGAATTAATAGCGGATGGAGGTCGAGGTGTCCAAGTAGCGGATGGCGAACGAGGTGTCCAAGGAAGTTGTTGGTGCTGAGATGAACGAGATGTCCGAGATCATTGTTGCTGAAGTAACTATTGAGGTGTACGTTGTTGCATAGCCAATAGTTAAGGATACGAAGACCTCCAATAACCCCTATCTCTATAATAAGAACATTCATCTTGAAGAGGCTGAATAGACCTATTTTGAATACTACCGGATGATCGTGGAAAAACGGCAAAAATAGAAGGAGTAGCAAATGGCAAGTTTTCCTTAGCACCGTTAGATTTAATACGAATCTCCTCTGCTAAAAGTTTATTAACAACATAATCAACTGATGGAATTGGAGTACGATGCAAAATTGACCCTCGCAAAGGTCCAAAATCAGAACGAAGAGACATTAAAAATTGTACCAAACATTGTTTTCTCGTCTTTTGACATAAGCAGCTACTGCAGTCAATTCTGTTGGTTCAGTCAATGCAAGTTGATCCCATAAAAAAACATGGCAGAATAAAATtcttgaatatatatattttgttgttGAAATTCATGAATATCCATCTCTAATTGATACTGTTTAGCAAAATTGGATTGTGTATACAACCTGGATAGATGATCTCATACATCTTTAGTCGTTTCATACTTTGATAACTAGGCACCAATAAAATTTGTAAAAGAATTATTAATCCATGTAATAATTTTCGAATTCTCAGCCTCCCAAACCTTAATTACTTTTGCAGAATTATTAGTCTTAACATCTACTGGTTTAGTCTTAGTATCCTTATCACGAACATAACTCCACAAATTTTTACCACGTAATTTTTTTTCATAACATAACTCCAATATGAATAATTTGTACCATCCATATGAACATTAATCGACTGAAGAGAATCATCTTTACCAAAAGTCATGACAATAAAACAAACAAACTCAACTAAAATAGAGCAATCAACGGACTTATTTTTCCATGACCTAACTCTGATACCATGATAAAAGTAGAGAAACAAAATAAACCACTAGGGTTTTATTATAATACTTAATAATCAGGATACATGTCTCCATGTTTATATAATAAACTGTTACAAGCTAAATTACGAAAATACCCTTAATATAATATatcattaataatatataataaatatatattctaacaAATTTATCTACACACGATGTCTAGCACTGCTTTAAACGAAACACCACCCCCACCAGATTATCATTGATTTGATTGTTGTTATTGTGAGAAGATTTTATATTTCTGTTACTGCGTTAATTACGATTCATGCGACTGGTTTGGTTCATAGCCATTTATCATTTGGTCAGGTATACAGGAAACAAAATTGTAATGACTATCAAATTGGTTTTGGTGCAACTGTATATGAATCTGGAGTTAAAAAAGTCACCACAACATTTAATCGGCCATCAAAGATTTGTGAGTGGGCATCTGCCCCGGAGGTTTTCTACAATATGAACGATCAGGATTTTCACACCAGTGTAACAGATATTTGGCAAGTGGGTATTACCACACTTGAGTTGGCACTGGGAGATCTTCAGGTCCGAAATCACGACGAGTTAAATATGTTGATCGTATCTGCCAAATCAGGAAAGGGGCAAAGTATCTATGGGAACTCATATTTCAGATCATTCTTGCAGGTTTGTCTTGATGCAAAATCCAGTAATGAGGCCTACTTCTTGGGCACCGGTTGATCATAATTTCTTTAGAGTTAATCACAATCATCTCAAATATATCTTTTACAACGCATAAAATAGTAAGCTTGTTCAATTTTGAGACAGTTATGATCTCAAATAAATTTTAACAATTTTGACTTATAAAATTACAACGGTAATATAGgcaaattattttaaatattgagTGCACACGAATTTGAATACAGAGAAGGGTGAATATATATTTGATTCTTTTTGTGTAATTTTTTTTCTGTTATATTTTAATCTGAACTGGATAATATTATAAAAACTTGATATTTGCGTGAGTGTGTTTTTAAGAATGTGAAATTAAACATGAAATATACAAACAACTACTCAAAACTTAATAGTTGCAATGAGTTTGAATGTTGTTATAGCCGGGTTTGTAAATTACAAATTCAGCTGCCATTTTCTCTGAGATTTTTATTTTTGCACTTCTAAACTTTTGAAAACTAAGATACAAATTATGCAAAATAAATACAATTGTAAACAAAGTTCAATACACTTATAAAATCGCATACAAGAATACATTTTACATTTTTCGTATGCCTTGTAGGAAGTACAATAAGATAGTTCAAATTGTCTTACTAAAAGTAGAATGCCGATACCTTATAACTTGACTTCCTTTTGTCCGTAAGATATACCATATCCTCGTATCCGCTTTTCCTTAATTCACTGACCAAGTTAAGTTGTAGACTTTCCCTCTCAATTTAGGATCCATTGGAAATTTTGTCGGGTTGCATTCTTTCATCCCCGCCTTTTCAAGAATCCTCCTTGCGTATGCAGACTACCGAATTTCAATAACGCCCTTGCTCTAGTCAACCTCAATACCGAGATAGTAGGAGAGCAGACCCAAGTCACTCATTTCAAAATGCTCATCCATTTACCTCTTGAACTTACTTATAATTGATGCATCCATTCCGGCTATCAGTAAATCGTCCACATAAACTGCGACAATCAACGTTTCCCTTCCTTCCTTAATGGTGTATACAACGTGCTCATAAGGGCATCGAGTTAATCACATGCTCTCAAGACATTTGCTCATCTTTGCATACCATGCCCGAGGGGCTTGGCGAAGGCCATACAACGCCTTAGACAGTTTATAAACCAAGTCCTCTTGGCCTTTTTTAACGAAACCTTCAGGCTGAGATACGTATACCTCTTCTTTCAAATCGCCATTCAAAAAAGCCGACTTTACATCCAAATGGTGAACCTGCCATCCGTTTTTTGCAGCGAGAGCTAGCAGCAGGCGTATTGTTTCCAAGCGTGTTACAGGTGCGAAGATCTCCTCAAAGTCCACTCCATACTCCTGAACGTAACCCTTTGCCACGATCCTTGCTTTATGTTTCATAGCAGTCCCACGCGTATCCTTTTTTAACTTGTAGACCCATTTCAAATCTATCATCTTACAGCCTGCTGGTAATTCTGTTAACGTCCATGTTTCATTTTTCTCAACTGCAGCTATTTCTTTTTCCATGACGAGTTTTCATTCATTCGTTTTCAATGCCTGACTCTAATTTATGGGTTCATCAATACCCATGAACATCAATTCATCCTCTGCCAATTCAATTTATTCGGTGGCATTATATACATCAACAATGGATTTGTATCTTCGAGGTTCGCTGCTTTGATCTGAACTTTTCTCCAAAACATAAGTTCCTGGCAGCTGGGTTTCAGAATTTGTAGTACGGTGTTCAACAGTACTTCCACTTCGCACTGTTCCTGAAGAAACTGGAGTACTAAGACTCATGTTAGAACCACCATTCTCGCCTCCATTCAACATCGATTCACTAGAGCTGTTGTTGCTCAATTCTCCTGAAAAATTGCCACTAACAGTGAAGTAACTTCCTTGATGAGTAACATTTTCTTCTCGATGTTGACTCAACAACCACTTTCTTTTCTCTTCAAAGATAACATCTCGACTAACATGAATTCTTTTTGACTCGGGATCCAATAATCGATAAGCCTTCGTCCCTGGCTCCTTACCGAGATTTACTACAACTTTACTCCGGTCATCTAATTTTGTTGTGAGAACACCAGGCACCTTCATATGAGCTATATATCCGAACACTCGAACATGTTCAAGTCTCGGTTTAACCCCAGTCCAGACCTCATATGGCGTCTTGTCTGATAAGGCTCTCGTAGGAAGTCGATTCAGTAGATAAATGACGTGGCGTACCGCCCCACCCCACAAATTTGACGGCATTTGCATTTATTTCAGTAAGCTTCTGGCCATTGCAACAACTGTACAGTTACGTCTTTCTACCACACCGTTTTGTTGCGGTGAATACAGGGCAGTATAATGTCTTTGAATGCCCTCAAATTCACAGTACTCTTTAAAATGACTCGAACAAAACTCCTCTCCTCTGTCCGTCCTGAATATTTTTACCTTCTTTTCTGGTCCTTTCTCAATTTGTGCCCGGAACTTTTTAAAAGCATCAAAAGCTTCGTATTTATGTTTCAACATAAACACCCACATTATTCTGTTGTATTCATCAACCAAAAGAAAAAGAATTTATTACTTCTTGGTGTCTCTGGCATTATGGGTCCATACAAGTTTCCGTGAACTAACTCCAATGCTTCCTTTGCTCTGAAATTCGTTTGGGACGAGAAAGGTTTCCTTGTCTGTTTGGCCATTAAGCATCCCGAACAAACCTCCTTTGGCGGTACAATATCTGGTAAAGCTTCTGCCATCTTGTTCTTGGACATCATGTGCATTGCTGCGAAATTGACGTGCCCCAACCTCGAGTGCCAAAGCCACGCCGCTTCTTCGGTTTTTTACAGTAAGCAATGCGATTCACTATTTTCAATAATCAATTTATAGAGTCTGTTCCCTGATCTTCTCACTTTCATAAGTAATCGACCCTTAACATCATACACCTACAGAAGGCTGCCATTCAATACTACCTTGTTACCATCTTCAGCTAATTGCCCGAGACTTATGATGTTGTTGCATAAATTCGGAATATAATACACTTCGTGAAGAATTTTCTCCTCTCTATTCTTGCACTTAAATGATATCGATCCCTTTCCTTGAATACTCACGGTTGAACCATCACCAAAATGAACCTGTCCTGTAACGTCACCATTCAGCTCCTTGAATTTTGATAATTGGCCAGTCATATGATTACTGGCTCCATTATCCAGATAACATATGTTCGAATCAGCCTTATCAGTGTTTGAGCTCAATTTTACCGTCGTCTTCTCTTCGTTCAATAGTACCACTCCATCCTTAGGGACATCACAAGTTGCCATTAATAGAGCTAGTTCCTCATCCTGTGTTTGTGACATGTTTACCTCCATGCGTTCCTTTTCCTTCTTTGATTTACGACATTCCGCTGCGAAATGCCCGTAGATCCCACAAGTAAAGCATCTAACTTTGCTCTTGTCTCGAATAACACGGCTCCCATCTTTGCTACGAGAGTCACTCGTATTACCTCGGTTTTTCTGACTTGACCTCTTCAGCCATTTCTCTCTGGTAAAAAACAGCCGTCCTTCGTTGTTTTCCCTCCTGACCCACTCATCCTCGTTAAATAACAATTgtcctccagtgggctcatttGCCCCTTCAATCGTTCTTCATGTGCTCTGAGTGAGCCAATAGCCTCCTCCACGAACATGCTTTCCAAGTCTCCGAATTGCTCTATCGTTGAAGTGATTTGAAGAAATTTAGGTGAAACATCCCTGAGTAGTTTCTTCGACTATCTTTCCCAGGGTTCTGATATTGGCGACCAGTCCATTTAATTTCAAGCAAAAATCATCCAGAGATTCAGTGTCTTTCATTTTCAGCGACTCGAATTCACTTTTTAAAGTCTGGACCTTGGCTTTCTTGACTCGTTCAGCTCCGAGGCTCATAGTTTTCACGGCTTCCCACGCTTCTTTGGTCGTGGTCTTGTCTGCTACTGACAAAAAAACATCTTCTGAAATTCCTTGATAAATGGCTGCCAACGCGACTTTGTCTATTCGCTCTTCAACTGGCGTCTTCGGATCCTTGGGCTCTACTGCGATCCACACACCGTGATCTTGCATAAAGACCCTCAACTTTATTGCCCAAGTTGTGTAGGTGTTGCGTGTCAACATGGGATAACTCATACCAACTCCTCCCTCTTTAGCTTTGTTTATATCCATCTCTTTTGTCCGAGGCATATACTTGGGCATCCGCCCTGAACcaaaagctctgataccaaaataTAGACACACACCAGTATGTATTATAGCTGATAACTATGAAACGGAGAAAAACAAAGTGTACGTGAAGTTGATCTTATTGAATCTCAACTGATTACAATGCATATAAAAGAACAACACTAGAAGAAACCAACTAGCTACAAACTAGGAAAATAATAAAACGGGTTTCCTGAACAGACTCTACTACTCAGACTTATTCCACTACTCCTAAAATATCTCTAAACACGTGGCATACCAATTCTTCAGCTTACATCAAGACGCTAGCTTCAGACAATACCATAGACCAAGTTTAGATTAAACTAACACTTCCAACCCTAATCAGCATGGCACAAGTTTTTCCAAACTTCACTGTTACTACTTGGACTTAAAC is a window from the Apium graveolens cultivar Ventura chromosome 1, ASM990537v1, whole genome shotgun sequence genome containing:
- the LOC141714841 gene encoding uncharacterized protein LOC141714841 gives rise to the protein MDINKAKEGGVGMSYPMLTRNTYTTWAIKLRVFMQDHGVWIAVEPKDPKTPVEERIDKVALAAIYQGISEDVFLSVADKTTTKEAWEAVKTMSLGAERVKKAKVQTLKSEFESLKMKDTESLDDFCLKLNGLVANIRTLGKIVEETTQGWANEPTGGQLLFNEDEWVRRENNEGRLFFTREKWLKRSSQKNRGNTSDSRSKDGSRVIRDKSKVRCFTCGIYGHFAAECRKSKKEKERMEVNMSQTQDEELALLMATCDVPKDGVVLLNEEKTTVKLSSNTDKADSNICYLDNGASNHMTGQLSKFKELNGDVTGQVHFGDGSTVSIQGKGSISFKCKNREEKILHEVYYIPNLCNNIISLGQLAEDGNKVVLNGSLL